The following proteins are encoded in a genomic region of Chelmon rostratus isolate fCheRos1 chromosome 3, fCheRos1.pri, whole genome shotgun sequence:
- the LOC121604454 gene encoding cytoplasmic phosphatidylinositol transfer protein 1-like isoform X2, with protein MLLKEYRICMPLTVEEYRIGQLYMISKHSHEQSDRGEGVEVVQNEPYEDPAHGQGQFTEKRVYLNSKLPSWARAVVPKIFYVTEKAWNYYPYTITEYTCSFLPKFSIHIETKYEDNKGCNDNIFDTELKEQEREVCFIDIAYDEIPERYYKESEDLRYFKSDKTSRGILQEGWRDTQDPIMCSYKLVTVKFEVWGLQTRVEQFVHKVVRDVLLLGHRQAFAWVDEWIDMTLDDVRDYERQMHEKTNIKVVNCHEQQEHSTTNPSSLDDIEIHDKAST; from the exons TACCGGATTGGGCAGCTGTACATGATCAGCAAACACAGCCACGAGCAGAGTGACCGAGGGGAAGGAGTGGAGGTGGTCCAGAATGAACCATATGAAGACCCGGCTCACGGCCAAGGGCAGTTCACAGAGAAACGAGTCTACCTCAACAG TAAATTACCCAGCTGGGCTCGAGCGGTGGTTCCTAAAATCTTCTACGTGACAGAGAAAGCATGGAACTACTACCCTTACACCATAACAG AATACACG TGCTCATTCCTGCCCAAGTTCTCCATCCACATAGAGACAAAATACGAAGACAACAAAGGTTGCAATGACaat atCTTTGACACCGAGCtgaaggagcaggagagggaggtgtGTTTCATCGACATCGCCTACGATGAGATCCCCGAGCGCTACTACAAAGAGTCCGAG gACTTGAGATACTTCAAGTCAGACAAGACATCGCGGGGGATTCTTCAAGAGGGCTGGAGGGACACCCAGGACCCCATCATGTGCTCGTACAAACTGGTCACCGTCAAGTTCGAGGTGTGGGGTCTGCAGACCCGTGTGGAGCAGTTTGTGCACAAG GTGGTTCGggatgtgctgctgctgggacatAGGCAGGCATTTGCCTGGGTGGATGAGTGGATTG ATATGACTTTGGATGATGTGCGGGATTACGAGAGACAAATGCATGAGAAAACCAACATTAAAGTCGTAAATTGCCATGAGCAGCAAGAGCATTCCACAACAAACCCATCTTCACTGGATGACATAGAGATCCATGACAAAGCAAGC ACATGA
- the LOC121604454 gene encoding cytoplasmic phosphatidylinositol transfer protein 1-like isoform X1 has translation MLLKEYRICMPLTVEEYRIGQLYMISKHSHEQSDRGEGVEVVQNEPYEDPAHGQGQFTEKRVYLNSKLPSWARAVVPKIFYVTEKAWNYYPYTITEYTCSFLPKFSIHIETKYEDNKGCNDNIFDTELKEQEREVCFIDIAYDEIPERYYKESEDLRYFKSDKTSRGILQEGWRDTQDPIMCSYKLVTVKFEVWGLQTRVEQFVHKVVRDVLLLGHRQAFAWVDEWIDMTMDEVREFERAIQEATNQKIGIFPPSISISETPLSSCALTGPASAPSTPMCTDAPESLSVPKDRPRKKSAPETLTLPDPVPSDVPQGSNLSPLPLSNHLQTSTPPTSNSDLAEEDEQ, from the exons TACCGGATTGGGCAGCTGTACATGATCAGCAAACACAGCCACGAGCAGAGTGACCGAGGGGAAGGAGTGGAGGTGGTCCAGAATGAACCATATGAAGACCCGGCTCACGGCCAAGGGCAGTTCACAGAGAAACGAGTCTACCTCAACAG TAAATTACCCAGCTGGGCTCGAGCGGTGGTTCCTAAAATCTTCTACGTGACAGAGAAAGCATGGAACTACTACCCTTACACCATAACAG AATACACG TGCTCATTCCTGCCCAAGTTCTCCATCCACATAGAGACAAAATACGAAGACAACAAAGGTTGCAATGACaat atCTTTGACACCGAGCtgaaggagcaggagagggaggtgtGTTTCATCGACATCGCCTACGATGAGATCCCCGAGCGCTACTACAAAGAGTCCGAG gACTTGAGATACTTCAAGTCAGACAAGACATCGCGGGGGATTCTTCAAGAGGGCTGGAGGGACACCCAGGACCCCATCATGTGCTCGTACAAACTGGTCACCGTCAAGTTCGAGGTGTGGGGTCTGCAGACCCGTGTGGAGCAGTTTGTGCACAAG GTGGTTCGggatgtgctgctgctgggacatAGGCAGGCATTTGCCTGGGTGGATGAGTGGATTG ACATGACAATGGATGAGGTGAGAGAGTTTGAGCGCGCCATCCAGGAGGCCACCAACCAGAAGATCGGGATATTTCCCCCATCGATCTCCATCAGCGAGACGCCCCTGTCCTCCTGTGCCCTCACCGGCCCTGCCAGcgccccctccacccccatgTGCACTGATGCGCCTGAGTCCCTCTCTGTCCCCAAGGACCGACCTCGCAAAAAGTCTGCTCCGGAAACCCTGACCCTTCCCGACCCTGTCCCAAGTGACGTCCCCCAGGGCTCTAACCTGAGCCCACTACCCCTTTCAAACCACCTCCAAACGTCCACACCACCCACATCCAACTCTGATCTTGCTGAGGAGGATGAGCAGTAA